One part of the Arthrobacter sp. EM1 genome encodes these proteins:
- the ilvA gene encoding threonine ammonia-lyase has translation MNTLESLPVTLDDVLEAQKLLDGIITRTPVESSRALGGMVGGEVFLKCENLQRAGSFKVRGAYVRMAKLSPAEKKRGVVAASAGNHAQGVAVAAKSLGINARIYMPLGVALPKLAATRSHGAEVVLHGHNVDEALAEAKRYADETGAVFVHPFDDVDIVAGQGTVGLEILEQLPQVDTILMGVGGGGLLAGVAVAVKARAKELGREIRIIGVQAENAAAYPPSLAADALVPLKRVSTMADGIAVGRPGQLPFSIIRELVDDVVTVSEDALARALIFLLERAKMVVEPAGAVGVAALMEGKIENPGTVAVVLSGGNIDPMLMLKVIQRGLSAAGRYMTVRMMLDDRPGSLATIARIIAENDANVTGLDHTRVGGSISMGDVSITVNLETKGHEHGEKVLAALRAEGFQPIVVH, from the coding sequence GTGAACACCCTGGAGAGCCTGCCCGTCACGCTGGACGATGTCCTGGAGGCGCAGAAGCTGCTCGACGGGATCATTACGCGGACGCCCGTTGAATCCTCCCGCGCCCTGGGCGGGATGGTCGGCGGCGAGGTGTTCCTCAAGTGTGAGAACCTGCAGCGGGCCGGTTCCTTTAAAGTCCGTGGTGCCTACGTCCGGATGGCCAAACTCTCCCCGGCGGAGAAGAAGCGCGGCGTGGTGGCGGCCTCGGCCGGCAACCACGCCCAGGGCGTGGCCGTTGCCGCCAAGAGCCTGGGCATCAATGCCCGCATCTACATGCCGCTCGGCGTCGCGTTGCCCAAGCTCGCCGCGACCCGCAGCCACGGGGCCGAAGTGGTCCTGCACGGCCATAATGTTGACGAGGCCCTCGCCGAAGCCAAACGCTATGCGGACGAGACCGGCGCAGTTTTCGTCCACCCCTTTGACGACGTCGACATCGTCGCCGGGCAGGGCACCGTGGGGCTGGAAATCCTGGAACAGCTGCCCCAGGTCGACACCATCCTGATGGGCGTCGGCGGCGGCGGGCTGCTCGCCGGGGTGGCCGTGGCCGTAAAGGCCAGGGCCAAGGAACTCGGCCGGGAGATCAGGATCATCGGCGTCCAGGCCGAGAACGCCGCCGCCTACCCGCCGTCGCTCGCCGCGGACGCCCTAGTCCCGCTCAAACGCGTGTCCACGATGGCCGACGGCATCGCCGTCGGCCGGCCGGGCCAGCTGCCCTTCAGCATCATCAGGGAACTTGTCGACGACGTCGTCACCGTCAGCGAGGACGCCCTCGCCCGGGCGCTGATCTTCCTGCTCGAACGGGCCAAAATGGTGGTGGAGCCGGCCGGGGCCGTGGGGGTTGCTGCCCTGATGGAAGGAAAGATCGAAAATCCCGGCACCGTGGCCGTGGTGCTCTCCGGCGGGAACATCGATCCGATGCTGATGCTCAAGGTCATCCAGCGCGGGCTCTCCGCCGCCGGCCGGTACATGACCGTCCGGATGATGCTTGACGACCGTCCCGGCTCACTGGCGACGATCGCCCGGATCATCGCCGAGAACGACGCCAACGTGACGGGTCTGGACCACACCCGGGTGGGCGGTTCGATCAGTATGGGCGATGTGTCCATCACGGTGAACCTGGAAACAAAGGGCCACGAGCACGGCGAGAAAGTCCTCGCGGCGCTGCGGGCCGAAGGCTTCCAACCGATCGTTGTGCATTAG
- a CDS encoding aldose 1-epimerase family protein, whose amino-acid sequence MDQTSFVPHNESAAGGGRARRYASGRQYELRRGDALAVVTELAAGLRVYSRGGTQLTESYGEAEIPPGATGITLAPWANRVEDGLWYLNGKKQQLDITEVSRNNASHGLLRNTAYMLVEESEFSVTLEAVIFPQHGYPFLLRHRVRYELAGDLGLVVRQSLVNDSQEPAPFVLGAHPYLRLGELPSEELTLTVRARTRLVTDGRLIPRSTEPASGDFDLRAGRPVAALDIDAAYTDLEFDGGIARHTLSAPDGQSVTLWQEANCGYVHVFVTTEFPGRTKAVALEPMTGPANAFNSGDNLRWLDPGEPFTMTWGISADLKR is encoded by the coding sequence ATGGATCAGACGAGCTTCGTTCCCCACAACGAATCCGCGGCAGGCGGCGGCAGGGCGCGGCGTTATGCCTCCGGCAGGCAATACGAGCTGCGGCGCGGTGACGCCCTGGCCGTGGTGACCGAACTGGCAGCCGGCCTTCGGGTCTACAGCCGCGGCGGCACCCAGTTGACCGAGAGCTACGGCGAGGCCGAGATTCCGCCCGGTGCCACCGGCATCACCCTGGCGCCCTGGGCCAACCGGGTGGAAGACGGGCTGTGGTACCTCAACGGCAAAAAACAACAGCTCGACATCACCGAGGTCTCGCGCAACAACGCCAGCCACGGGCTGCTGCGCAACACCGCTTACATGCTGGTGGAGGAATCGGAGTTCTCGGTCACCCTCGAAGCAGTGATCTTTCCCCAGCACGGCTATCCATTCCTGCTCCGCCACCGGGTCCGCTACGAACTCGCCGGGGACCTGGGCCTGGTGGTGCGGCAGAGCCTCGTCAACGACTCGCAGGAACCGGCCCCCTTTGTCCTGGGCGCGCACCCCTATCTCCGGTTGGGGGAGCTGCCCAGCGAGGAGCTCACGCTCACGGTCCGCGCCCGCACCAGGCTCGTGACGGACGGCCGGCTCATTCCGCGCAGCACCGAACCGGCCAGCGGGGACTTTGACCTGCGTGCCGGACGGCCCGTCGCGGCACTGGATATCGATGCTGCCTACACGGATCTGGAGTTCGACGGCGGCATCGCCCGCCACACGCTCAGCGCGCCGGACGGCCAAAGTGTGACCCTCTGGCAGGAGGCCAACTGCGGCTACGTCCATGTTTTTGTCACTACCGAATTTCCCGGCCGGACCAAAGCGGTGGCCCTTGAACCCATGACCGGGCCGGCCAATGCCTTTAACAGCGGCGACAATCTCCGCTGGCTGGACCCGGGGGAACCGTTCACGATGACGTGGGGCATCAGCGCGGACCTCAAGCGCTGA
- the galK gene encoding galactokinase — protein sequence MTRPPGTGELAARFHSAFGVAPDGVWQAPGRVNLIGEHTDYNEGFVLPFAIDKAARVAVRIRPDSTLRLLSTFGNQGMTTADAGALDRGTARGWTKYPLGVLWALQQRGLPVPGLDILLASDVPRGAGLSSSHAIECAVITALNELTAAGLGVDEMVLATRQAENDFVGAPTGIMDQTASLRGAAGQAVFLDCRDRSFRLVPFDAESAGLVTLVIDTKVSHSHLTGGYAARRAACELGSEVLGVQALRDVELEDLAEAAGLLDDKTFRRVRHVVTENNRVLQILELLGSAGPAAIGPVLDASHASMRDDFEISCAELDLAVHAARSAGALGARMTGGGFGGSAIALTPVAAQRQVRAAVEQAFGAAGFAPPDIFTVRPAAGALRLA from the coding sequence ATGACCCGGCCGCCGGGCACTGGCGAACTGGCGGCCCGGTTCCACAGCGCGTTCGGGGTGGCCCCCGACGGCGTCTGGCAGGCCCCGGGCCGGGTCAACCTGATCGGCGAGCACACCGATTACAACGAGGGGTTCGTGCTGCCGTTTGCGATCGACAAGGCAGCCCGGGTGGCCGTCCGGATCCGGCCCGATTCGACCCTCCGGCTGCTGTCCACGTTCGGCAACCAGGGAATGACGACGGCGGACGCCGGCGCCCTGGACCGCGGCACGGCCCGAGGCTGGACGAAGTATCCACTCGGTGTGCTCTGGGCACTGCAGCAGCGCGGGCTCCCGGTCCCGGGCCTGGACATCCTCCTGGCCTCGGACGTACCCCGGGGGGCCGGGCTGTCCTCGTCCCATGCCATTGAATGCGCCGTCATTACGGCGCTGAATGAACTTACTGCTGCCGGGCTGGGTGTGGACGAGATGGTGCTGGCCACCCGGCAAGCGGAGAACGACTTTGTCGGCGCGCCGACCGGCATCATGGACCAGACCGCCTCCTTGCGCGGCGCGGCCGGGCAGGCCGTGTTCCTGGACTGCCGGGACCGGAGCTTCCGGCTCGTGCCCTTCGATGCCGAAAGCGCCGGGCTGGTCACGCTTGTGATCGACACCAAGGTGTCGCATTCCCACTTAACCGGCGGCTATGCCGCCCGGCGGGCCGCCTGCGAACTCGGCTCGGAGGTCCTCGGGGTACAGGCCCTTCGCGACGTCGAACTCGAGGACCTGGCGGAAGCTGCTGGACTTCTGGACGACAAGACGTTCCGTCGGGTGCGGCACGTTGTGACGGAAAACAACCGTGTGCTGCAGATCCTCGAGCTGCTCGGCAGCGCCGGGCCCGCCGCGATCGGGCCGGTGCTGGATGCGTCCCACGCCTCGATGCGCGACGACTTCGAGATCTCCTGCGCCGAGCTGGATCTCGCGGTGCACGCCGCCCGTTCGGCCGGCGCCCTCGGCGCCAGGATGACCGGTGGCGGCTTCGGCGGCTCAGCGATTGCGCTCACCCCGGTGGCGGCCCAACGGCAGGTCCGTGCCGCCGTCGAACAGGCCTTCGGCGCTGCCGGTTTTGCACCGCCGGACATCTTTACCGTGCGTCCCGCCGCAGGAGCCCTGCGCCTGGCCTGA
- the greA gene encoding transcription elongation factor GreA produces the protein MSTTNSATAAWLTQEAFDRLKAELDHLSGPGRAEIVQKIEAARQEGDLKENGGYHAAKEEQGKIEARIRQLTALLRDAHVGESPADDGIVEPGMIVVAKIAGDEESFLLGSREIAGDSDLDVFSEKSPLGAAIVGHKEGDKLSYTAPNGKDITVEIISAKPYAG, from the coding sequence GTGTCTACCACCAACAGCGCAACTGCAGCTTGGCTTACCCAGGAAGCTTTTGACCGCCTGAAGGCAGAGCTGGACCACCTCTCCGGCCCCGGCCGGGCGGAAATCGTCCAGAAGATTGAGGCCGCCCGCCAGGAAGGCGACCTCAAGGAAAACGGCGGCTACCACGCGGCCAAGGAGGAGCAGGGCAAGATCGAAGCCCGCATCCGCCAGCTGACCGCGTTGCTCCGGGACGCCCATGTGGGCGAATCCCCTGCCGATGACGGAATCGTCGAGCCCGGCATGATTGTTGTTGCCAAAATCGCCGGCGATGAGGAGTCGTTCCTGCTCGGCTCACGGGAGATCGCGGGTGACTCGGATCTTGACGTCTTCAGTGAGAAGTCCCCCCTGGGCGCTGCCATCGTCGGCCACAAGGAGGGCGACAAGCTCAGCTACACCGCCCCGAACGGCAAGGACATCACGGTGGAGATCATCTCCGCCAAGCCGTACGCCGGCTGA
- a CDS encoding rhomboid family intramembrane serine protease, giving the protein MLNSTSGRPRAGDTTAGRARTGLLVVGSIVLVLYVIEIINTLLQHSLNGVFGLRPRSPDGILDILTFPLLHANLAHLFSNTLPLIIFGFLVLLSGLRVFFTTLALSWLASGAAVWLIGGLRVTVGASGLVFGLLAFLLVRGFFNRNWWQILLSVVLFLSYGGILFGVLPTVTAFISWQAHLGGAIGGVLAALLLRSPRAATRAN; this is encoded by the coding sequence GTGCTTAACTCCACCAGCGGCAGGCCGCGTGCCGGCGACACCACAGCCGGGCGTGCCCGCACGGGATTGCTGGTCGTGGGTTCGATTGTGCTGGTGCTCTACGTCATCGAGATCATCAACACCCTGCTGCAGCATTCGCTCAATGGCGTGTTCGGCCTGCGGCCGCGCAGCCCCGACGGGATCCTGGACATCCTGACGTTCCCGCTGCTGCACGCGAACCTGGCGCACCTGTTCTCCAACACACTTCCGTTGATCATCTTCGGTTTCCTGGTGTTGCTCTCAGGGCTGCGGGTGTTTTTTACCACACTGGCGCTGAGCTGGCTGGCCTCGGGCGCGGCGGTGTGGCTGATCGGCGGTTTGCGCGTCACGGTTGGGGCGTCGGGCCTGGTTTTCGGGCTCCTCGCGTTTTTGCTGGTGCGCGGCTTTTTCAACCGCAACTGGTGGCAGATCCTGCTCTCGGTGGTGCTCTTCCTGAGCTACGGCGGCATCCTGTTCGGTGTACTGCCCACTGTGACGGCGTTCATCTCCTGGCAGGCGCACCTGGGCGGCGCAATCGGCGGAGTACTCGCAGCCCTGCTTTTGCGTTCGCCCCGGGCCGCTACCCGCGCGAACTAG
- a CDS encoding DUF4307 domain-containing protein, with amino-acid sequence MTSKDQPAAPAPVSPSLANRYGGQKPALSRKAKRAILVLALAVGLAFLAWVAASNATASVTSKDIGYSTPDATVAEVDFQVTKEPGTAAKCAVKTLDAKFAVVGWKVVDIAPNAADAGTDGGRTTSHRATVRTESQAVSGLVDTCWIPDASK; translated from the coding sequence GTGACTTCCAAGGATCAGCCTGCCGCGCCCGCGCCGGTATCTCCCAGCCTAGCCAATCGTTACGGTGGTCAAAAGCCGGCGCTGAGCCGCAAGGCAAAACGCGCCATCCTCGTGCTGGCCCTCGCGGTCGGGCTGGCCTTTTTGGCATGGGTCGCGGCGTCCAACGCGACAGCGAGCGTCACCTCCAAGGACATCGGCTACAGCACCCCGGACGCCACGGTCGCGGAGGTCGATTTTCAGGTCACCAAGGAACCGGGCACGGCAGCGAAATGCGCTGTCAAAACGCTGGATGCCAAGTTCGCCGTCGTCGGCTGGAAGGTCGTGGACATTGCCCCCAATGCCGCCGACGCGGGAACCGACGGCGGGCGCACCACCTCCCACCGCGCCACTGTGCGCACCGAGTCCCAGGCCGTCTCCGGCCTCGTGGACACTTGCTGGATCCCTGACGCAAGCAAATAG
- a CDS encoding AI-2E family transporter, which produces MTPADDAALPNRPTTHGPTTHGPAAPLRSVTDREIDEDIPYGVRIAASWSWRLLLIIVVAGALVWLLGRISFLVIPVMVAALLAGLLAPVKDLLRRSHVPNGLAVAFTVLGFIGVIGGSLALVGRQLTSGFAELWSQALTGVQKVQVWLADGPLHLTAAQIDQYLQDGTAALQNNSSSILNGALSFGSTAGHFAAGMILALFILIFFLLEGDRIWAFLVRLLPRQARPATDGAGRVGWSSMVSYARIQMFVAFVDAVGIGVGAAVIGVPLALPLGVLVFLGSFIPIIGALVTGAVAVLLALVANGWVNALIMLGIVLLVQQLESHILQPLVMGKAVSLHPVAVILAVAAGSYLAGIPGALFSVPILAVANSSIRYIAGRTWEHKSASATAGQQGFPVPAAGADTTVRDARLPGAAAGRGDDAGTEPTEGD; this is translated from the coding sequence ATGACGCCAGCTGACGATGCCGCCTTGCCGAACCGGCCGACCACACACGGCCCGACCACACACGGCCCGGCCGCACCGCTGCGGTCCGTCACGGACCGGGAAATCGACGAGGACATCCCGTACGGCGTGCGGATCGCGGCGTCCTGGTCCTGGCGGCTCTTGCTCATCATTGTTGTGGCCGGTGCCCTCGTGTGGCTGCTGGGCAGGATCAGTTTTCTGGTGATTCCGGTGATGGTTGCGGCCCTCCTCGCCGGGCTGCTGGCCCCGGTCAAGGACCTGCTCCGGAGAAGCCACGTCCCGAACGGCCTCGCCGTCGCCTTCACCGTCCTGGGCTTTATCGGTGTGATCGGCGGTTCCCTGGCACTCGTCGGCCGGCAGCTCACGTCCGGTTTCGCCGAACTGTGGAGTCAGGCCCTGACCGGAGTCCAAAAAGTCCAGGTCTGGCTCGCGGACGGCCCGCTGCACCTGACGGCGGCCCAGATCGACCAGTACCTGCAGGACGGCACCGCCGCCTTGCAGAACAACAGCAGCAGCATCCTCAACGGCGCTCTGTCCTTCGGCAGCACCGCCGGGCATTTCGCTGCCGGAATGATCCTGGCGCTTTTTATCCTCATCTTCTTCCTGCTGGAAGGGGACCGCATCTGGGCCTTCCTTGTCCGGCTGCTGCCCAGGCAGGCCCGCCCCGCGACGGACGGGGCCGGGCGGGTGGGCTGGTCCTCGATGGTGAGCTACGCGCGGATCCAGATGTTCGTGGCCTTTGTGGACGCGGTGGGGATCGGTGTGGGTGCGGCAGTTATCGGTGTGCCGCTGGCGTTGCCGCTGGGCGTGCTGGTGTTCCTGGGCTCCTTTATCCCGATTATCGGCGCCCTCGTGACCGGCGCCGTTGCCGTCCTGCTGGCCCTCGTCGCCAACGGCTGGGTCAACGCCTTGATTATGCTGGGCATCGTCCTGCTGGTCCAGCAACTGGAGAGCCACATCCTGCAGCCGCTGGTTATGGGCAAGGCTGTATCGCTGCACCCGGTGGCCGTGATCCTCGCCGTCGCCGCAGGCTCCTATCTCGCCGGGATTCCCGGAGCCCTGTTCTCCGTTCCCATCCTCGCCGTAGCAAACTCGTCGATTCGCTACATTGCGGGCAGAACGTGGGAACATAAAAGTGCGTCGGCCACCGCGGGCCAGCAGGGCTTCCCTGTTCCTGCAGCCGGCGCCGATACCACCGTGAGGGACGCCCGGCTGCCGGGCGCAGCCGCCGGTCGCGGCGACGATGCCGGTACTGAGCCAACAGAAGGAGACTAG